The DNA segment gcacgcacaggtaGCTTCCTCTCTATCTTTGTTTCTTTAGGTGTCGTCGTCTCTTTCCGTTGGTACATTGTTAGAGGTGACTTAATGTACGTGAAATACGTGAATGCTGCTGtaaaagagaggaggggaaaaaATAtatagaaaaaaaaagcgagatgggcccacacacagacagacagacagagagacagacagggagagagagtctACTGATCTTTTTCATCGCTTCTTTCGTCGCGGGTGACgctggaaaaaaaaaggaaaggaaaggaaagaaagCGCTGTAGTTTGGTGGTAGAGTCAAAACAAGAGGGAGGAATAAAAATGAAAATAAGATAAAAATAAAAAGGAGGCAATACACACTCGAAGGAGCAAATCCAGCATGTGGGCAACAAACCCAAAACAACAAACGAAaagcaaacaaacaaacaaacagaGCGCATCCCGCTCCTTCGCATATGCTTACAAGAGGCCGCCACACCAACACCAACACCACTACAACAGGCAGTGAAGACAACCCCAAAATTATATTtgacagagggagggaggggggaagagaaagaaagagagagacgaaatCGCTTGAGTGGAGaacacaaacaaaaaaaaggaatcgaggagagagaaaatgAGCAAAGCCAAAGCAGGAGAGCATGAACCGTACCGCACACGAGGTGTGAgggagaacgagagagagagggagacgaagTGGGCACAGGGAAAGAAAATGGAACAGTCTAGGGGATAGAGAGGGGCAGAATACACCCCCCCCCTACCTTTCACTGTGTATCACATATACGACGACGCGCGTGCTTAGGCAAATGTGCGTATGCACaagtgtgtatgtgtgtgcaagacaggggaggggggagattGGCGTTGCGTacatgccccccccctttgtCTCTTTTTTGCAGGGGAGCAAAACGAGCGAAAGGAAATGAGACGAAGAGAATGAGCGAAAGAacgaaagagaaaaaaaaaatcgaaGAGAAAACGGACGCAACGAGGGTCGCGGCAGACGAAGAAGGGTCGATACACGTACACACTCACTTGACACTCTttcgctcacacacacgcacacataacatacacacacacacacatcaatAGACAGCAACAAAAAtagaaagcgagagagagagacttgCTCCCGTGTTTTTTTCCAGCTTGTGTGTCTTTCCACGAAGGTGAgacgcgtgcatgtgtgtgcgtgtgttcttCTTTCCTGCTTCAAAATGAGAGCAAAAATGGGAGAAgacgggaggggaggggagggggggaagagtcagaggaaagagggagagaaaggaggACGGAGAGGAAGCAATAAAAATTCGCTTACATGCACATGGTTatgtgcctcctcctcgttaGCACAAgcgtagacacacacacacacagaaaaaaaaatgggcTCTCGTTTTTTTCCCTTACGGCAGTTGATTATAATCCCGAATCAGCCGTCACTGTCCAATGTCATCTCATCTCTCGTCTCCTGACTCTTTATCGGTCTCCAGTTCACAGAggtgcacacagacacacatatatGCGAACACACATTCACAGAAAGCAAAATCGAAACACACTTGTCGCTGCTTCTGGTTTCAAAGTTCACGTACTTAATCTCCTTTTTGCATGATTTTCCTTTTTCAATATGCCATGCTTGCTTTCACTGGTGGGGTTGTTTAGGCTTCTTCATTTTTTGCCGAGGTAGAGGCAAAAAACACATGGCCAGGCAAAAAAGAAACAGGCcaggaggaaagggagaaaCGGTAGTCAACGTGAGCGAGAGACCAAGCGAAACGTAGCACATGTACGATCGCACACGctacacaaacacacaaagGCACACGACAGCATAGAAGCATGGCATGCAACCTCCAATGAGCGTGGATTGTCGCATGGATGGCAACATAAAGATGCTCTTGCGTCCTTGCTTGTCGacgtgtgcctgtgcacgTGTTCATGTGTATGTTCGAATACTACCCTCAGTGCCGTTGGACGACTCTGATAGCCTCGGACaacgaaaacaacaaaagccaaacgaaaaaaaaagcattTTCGATGAAATACAAGCCTCAGGCAAGACACAAAACAAGCCGAAAAAAGGTGGAACAGAAACAGTGAAACGAAGGGGcgaaatatatatatatatacagcGATCTGAGAGACGGCACACAAAGTTAAGTCAAGCATACACGATCCTTCAAAGGCCCAAATCTTGCACGTGTGACTGTACGTGTGGAGGGacgagtggggggaggggggtatgTGTTGGTGTTCATGGGTGTGCGAGCTGTAGCGCAGAagaagcgaaaaaaaaaatgagagaGGCAGGACAAGATACATAAACGTTCACGGACTGAGtcatacacacacgtataACCAACAAGACcaaaaggaagaagaaaacaacagAAGGCAAGGGAATCACGATGAAACCAAAACGGGAGGTGAGATGCTCGATCCAATGAAAAGAAAGACAAAAATAAAGAGAAGCGTCAGTGTAAGATGAACCCCGCTGCTGATACTGTTAGTCGTAGaaaggggaggcggaggaggatgagggtgggggtggggaacTGTGTTTGTCGCAGTATTTGTGTACACAACCCCCGCTAGCTTCTGTGCGTTCGTTTGAGGCGCCGATATGTCACTGTGGTTTACCTTCATGCTCAGTCCTTTgttctttccttttttttgccccccccccctctccctcccctcaacACTGAAGATTTGCCTACACACGCGTCCagcttcccctcctcctacGAGAATAACGCTGAACTCTTTTTTGTGGcgggggggagaggtggaTAAAAACGCTTAAGGCCGAGGCGTGTTCCGCCATCCCGTCCGAGGGCACTTGCTGAAATAAGACACATAAAGGTgaagaaaaaggaagcaCAGGCGAAACACAATAATAATAAATACAGGTAGTTAGAGAGAAAACCGATTAGAAAAGGTGTCCGGGAGAGTGACGCTCCTCTCCAACTCTCAGTGTACAGAGaaggacacacacgcagctgTGCGCAcccaacgcacgcacatagcGTCCCCTCGCGACTATATGAGAACCGTATAGGGGTTCAGGCGGTACACACCAAAGCGCACAAAGTCTACCCCGGGAATGGAATACGGCATGAAGCTGGCTGCGTCATTGTACCCGCAGTACTCAGAAGCGGTATCCCCTGTCGCCGGCTGCGCTTCCCGTTTGAACTGGTAGGGAGGAAGTGGGGTGCTCGTCGGGTGGTAGCTCGAGTCTGAGAGACTCGACTGGAAGGCAGCAGAGTACGACAAACCGGTACCACTGCGCACCCTGTCCCCATGCATTTCCTCTGTGGCATCCACGTCCTTCCCCTTGGCGCTGCTCAAgggtgccgcagcaggccCTGCAACAAAAAACGGACCCGATGGGGTTTCCACGACAATCGTGCCGCGCGGCATGTGCTTTTGAtgggcgccgctgttgtACCGCATCGACACCTCcgactgcagcgccttctcgTGGCCCTCCGGCACTAGCCACACACCCTCCACGCCGTTCACCGAGTCAAAGAAGAGACGATGGTGCGTATCGAGCATCCGTTTCACGGTGGCCTGGTCGTTGATCGTGGGCCACGCGCACCCCTTGCCacgctgtgtgtgcgtgttgcggCGGTTCTCCACTGAAACCAGTGCACCAGTCGAGGCATTAAAGACGTTATTCACCAGCCAACGCACCATGGGCACCGtgccggtgcggcgcagctgacCGAGAAAGAGGCGCTGACCGCTCTGCGGGTGAGGCTGGTGGCAGTGGCTGTTGCCGCACACGGCCCCGTGTGCGTTGAAGAGGGAGCAGTGCGGGCACGACCACGGTGTCTGGTGCTGCGGGGCCAGCTCTGCCTCAATCTCCATCTCGTTCCTGTCGAGATCCTCCAGGCAGGGAATGAAGATGGCCGGCACCTTGCTCTGCGGCATGCGGGCAACCGTGACGCGCGGCAAAGACTGGAGGAAATGGAAACGGCTCACGCCGCGCACCTGCATCGCAGCCTCCCAGGGCAAGAAGCTGAAGATGTTCTCCCAAACGTCCTCGTTGTGAGAGAAGTGCGTCTTGgagcggtgcggcgccgtGAGCTGCGAAGCGAAGCGGTAgacgacctcctcctcctcgtcaccgtcgtcgtcgaagtTCTCACTGACATGAGAGcccgcggtggaggaggaaaTCCCCTCGGACATGTCCATGAACGGCACGTGTTTGTCTGACGACGCAGACGAGTAGTACGAGGAGGAAAAATGGCTCTCATTCTTCAGCGAAGGGCGTCCGCGGAAGTTGTGCGAATCGGCCACCAGCTCCGTGCTCAGCACGCTGTCCTGAATGTTGACCATCCCGGTGATCGTCTGGGCGGCGAGTATCAGCATCAGAAGACTAATCTCCTGGTTCAGCATGCGCTTGCTGGAACGCTGCGGTGGCATGCAGCCACGGGCGCCCACCGTCGCCAATGCCTCGGCGTTGCTGTACGAAGAGCCCTCACTCACCCCCGTACCAGGCAGGTCCTCCATAACGGTCGCGCTTGCCCTCTTCATTGTCTTTTGCGGCATGTTGGATCGGTGGGCTTGGGTGTGGAAAGACCGAAGAGGAGAAAAATGAGAATCGGCAAGTTGGTAGCTTCAgggtgttttttttgtttttcgttttcgttgGTGCACTGCCCCGAAGAAGGGGTTTCCGATGGCGTTAGATGCACAAGAACAATGATGGAACGCAATCCCCCGAAACAAGGGAAAGGCAAAGCACAAAGAGGAAAGGTGTGGTGAGATGTTTTCTTTCGTCGTCGGGGCGGAGGAAGCGGACGCGTTTGCTTCAGACGGCGGTCCGATGGAAAACGCGAGAGTGCGAAAAGCAGCAAAGGGCAAAAgagtggggtggtggtggaaaGAAGAAGCGAGAAGAGCTGCGAGGGAGAAGCAAGCAAGTGTGCGGGTACGCAATCGAGCACGGGAGAGCAAGAGGAAAGAGAATATGCAGGAGAAAGGAGTGTGACCGAAGACATTGAGCTTCACAAACCTGCACACACCTCGGTTGCAAGTCGCTTAGAGCACCAGGTGCGGGAGATTGGGTCTCATTGCGGAGTGCATGCAAGCCGCCTTGCTTTCGATCGTTACAGACGCTGGCTCCTGGATTTCGCTGCAACCTGGAAGAGTGATTAAACGCCAACTTTCGTTCTACGGACCTCATTGTGAACAGGGTCAGCGCCCTCTGCACCAGTACACCAACACTtaggcacacacaacacataATGAGAGCTCTGCCCCGCGGCCACCTCCATCATCCTCGGGGTTAGTACCGCGGTTGAAGTAAGTCGAGAACTTCCTTGCCTGGCATCACATGCTGAGAGCGCTCGCCCTGTAGAGCCTCCTGTGTCTCTTCCGCCATGTAGCCACCACTCTGACCGCAGTCAGAGATCCAGGCACGACTCACGGGAGTCCCACAGCGCGAGCCGCACAGTTTCACTACCTGGTTGACGATCTCCCAGCCCCCCAACACCTGCCCTACAACGACAAACTTTCGATCGAGTTGCTCATTGCGTCCCAGATTGAAGAAAAACTGGGATCCGTTTTGGTTCGGCCCACTGTGCGCCATCCCGACAGTACCAGGCAAGTGCTTCCCGGCCTTTCCCTCAAAAGACTCATCCGGAAACGGATATCCAAAGACGCTAACATTGCTGCGGCCGTCCTTGGTGAGAATGTCGCCGCCTTGCATGACGAACCCTGGAATAATGCGATGAAACGGGGTCCCCTTGTAGTACAACAAGCACTGACCATATCCGCGCTCGCCGGTGCACAGGGAGCGGAAGTTCTCGCTTGTTCTCGGCACAACGTCCCTAAACAGCTCCACCGACACTCGCCCCAGCACATCGCCTTCGGCGGTGATGTCAAAATAGACCACCGGGTTATCCGCTATGGGGGTGTACGGCATGTAGAGCGCCGCGCGATTCGACTGGAGCGCCACACGCGAGAAGCGCCACATGCTTCAAGTTTGCTAattcttccctttttttcctttcccgGTGCACACAGCACGGGGAGCAAGCGACGAGGGCTTCCCCCGCTGAAATGGGTGTGACGTGAAGTGTGACGCGTCGCCGAACTTGGTGAAGATATCACTTGTTCGATTAATGAAAACAAGCAGCGCTAATCCAAAGACAGGCAAACGGGAAAAGAGGAAAAACAACCAGGGCATCATAACAGCAGGAGTAGTGAGCCAACCAGGAG comes from the Leishmania mexicana MHOM/GT/2001/U1103 complete genome, chromosome 22 genome and includes:
- a CDS encoding putative cyclophilin; translated protein: MWRFSRVALQSNRAALYMPYTPIADNPVVYFDITAEGDVLGRVSVELFRDVVPRTSENFRSLCTGERGYGQCLLYYKGTPFHRIIPGFVMQGGDILTKDGRSNVSVFGYPFPDESFEGKAGKHLPGTVGMAHSGPNQNGSQFFFNLGRNEQLDRKFVVVGQVLGGWEIVNQVVKLCGSRCGTPVSRAWISDCGQSGGYMAEETQEALQGERSQHVMPGKEVLDLLQPRY